Genomic DNA from Mus musculus strain C57BL/6J chromosome Y, GRCm38.p6 C57BL/6J:
GTCGTTTGGAATATGATAGCTGCTAGCAGTACATGTTGCTTGTTCAGCTTTGCTTCCTGATTCAGATGTGTGCCCACTGTTGCTTTAGGTTGCTTCAGGCCTGCCTAACCACACCACCTCCTACATCCAAAGTCTCAGCAGGCACCCCAGGCCTGGCATCTCTCACGAATGGTACAGTTCTCAATTCCAGAATCCCTCACCACTAACCCTACATGGATTTGGAGGAGTTAGCAAGAAAGGCCTCCTACATGGGGCAAAGGACTGGCCAGTGATTTGTcctagacagaggcaggctctagGTCAACATACTTCTCACACCTGCATTCCACACCTCCTGACCTTGGACAGCTAACACTGATCTTTTCTCAGAATGTCAGGGAAAGCAGAAGTCTGGAATCTCCCACGGATGGGAAGTGCAAAAGTCCCCCTGCAAAATTGAAGGTCACATAGGCTAATAGAACTGTCCAggtcctgggctacatagacctAGGGACCCTGGGTGTTTCCTCTATGCCCATCAGCCTCCCTCTTCCCAAAATGGTCACAAATGTCAATCATGCTCTTGATTGCCTTCTCAGCACAGAACAAGTGCCAGCCTCATTTGGGTGACTGGTGGCCCCTCCTCCTTGCCCTGTTTCCCCACAGCAGCTCTCAGACAAGAGGTTCATGGGTTTTGTCCTGAGGACACCTGGCTGTTCTCTATCTTGCCAACTCTCAACCTGGCATGACCCCCTCCTGCTCTTAATATCAAAGCTGTGCATAGAGCAAGCACCCAGGCTTTCCTAGAAATGCATCCTGTGTCACAATGGAATGAAGCTGTCAGGGCCTTAAATGTCTTGACTTGGTTGAGCAGAGGTTATATGCAGATCTTTCTCGCGGGAATACACACTCCTTCTGTTTTGTTGACCTCCATAAATACTTTATGTTCCAATTTTAAATGCTCACTGGCCATCACCTGAACagatttcctctttccctttccacaTAATGAGTCTCATGATTTTCTTTCCCAACCTCACTGTATTTGGAAATCAAAGTTTGCCAACACTAATGTTTTAGAAATCCTTTATTAATGGCATTTGAATTATTCCTAAAGATGAACAACTGAGAATGACATAATCACAAGCTATGATTCTGGCTCAGTAAGTAAGAGCACTTGGACTTCATTTAGAGCTTTCTATTATCTTTGTAACAAGCAGGCATTGAAGCCAGGTGCTATGTAAGCTTTCCAGAAGAACAGTATCCCAGGGAATACTTTTtgctaatggtgtgtgtgtgtgtgtgtgtgtgtgtgtgtgtgtgtgtgtgtgtgtgtgtgtgatggcaattgtctttgctttgctttcaatTGCAAGTATCAGAGAGCAAACAACCTCATAGTCCCTGGTCAGTAGGGAGTTAGCATCCAGGGAACAACAACTTCATATTTCAGAGATAAAAGAAAGTTCTTTAGTTAAACCAAAATCAACTAATACCAGTTTAATTTTATAGTTTGTGTCATTAAATGTTTTGAAACCCTGGACATATTTTTGTTCAAAAGGCAAAAATAATGCTCCTTGTCACAAATCCAGAGTTTCAATATACTCTTTGTgggaatacaaaacaaaacaaaaacaaacaaacaaacaaacaaaaaaacaaggatacTTCGTATTTACATTGTCCTTTATCCTGTCTAGTTTAGATTTTCAGTGAAATCTCATGCAATTTGCTTGCAACTCTCCTCCTTAATATGTTTGTTTGCTCTAAAACATTAAAAGTTGGGTGGTAGGACAAAGTATTTCAGGACTCCTTGAGCTGTCCTGTTCTGTAAGCCCCGTCTTCACCATTGTTCTAGAAGTTTCTCCCAGATATTGGTGCTGTGGTCAGTGCCTTGGTTTGGATTTCTTGGTGTGGCCCATGAAAAGTGCATAGCAGGAAGTATCAGCAGAGGTATGTGTGTAGGGGGATGGCATCTAACAAAAGAACAGCATCTCATGAGCTCTCCAAGAATAGCcaccaatcccagcactcacctcTAAGCAGATAGTCGAGTGAACATTCTGGAGAATGCTAAAGGTATATAAATCTTAGGCAGAACACTGCTTGCAAAATTCAAGCCAGAATTAACTCGAAAGCTCTCTTGCACAAGGATACTCTGTGCACaaagatgaaggagagagaggaggaggaagaagaaagaggaggaggaggaggaggaggaagaagaggagaaagaaagaggaggaagaaagaggaggaggaggaggaggaggagacagaggaagatatGTAGCAAGTAGGTACAGGTGAAAAAGAGGAAGCCTGTGGAATGCCAAAGGATCAATGAGGTCCTTGTCCTGTATCTATGGCTCTCTGCATACAATTCACACAGAGGAGAATAAAATCCACAAATGACATGGAGAAACAATAGCAGAAACTCTCCAGAGAAAGAGACATAAGCACCCATTGGGATGgatatatttgtattcatttgtgttAGAAATCTATCCAAAGGCTTATAAAGTCTTATTGATTGTTGGCATTGAAATGGTGCTGAAACATACccttaaaagaaaaactaaccaCTTAGAAGTCCAGTAGTGCCAGCTAACTGTTCCATTGAATTCTAGAGAACAGTCTTTTAACTGATTTACAGAAAACAATACATGTAAGTTACTGTTCACAATACATAATTTTGAAAATCAACTAAAACTCAAAGGTCTTAAGACCATGTAGAACAGTAGTTTAATTGTTTCCAAGAGTTCAATACATCAGATAATACACCATGTTGTTGTATAGTATTTAGTGTATAAGATGTCACAGTTGAGGCTCCTTGGCTGCTATTTTCTTCCAACCTATGTTTTAGAGTTGACAGGGCTACATAATCAATTCAAAAGTTCATGGGTAACAGAGTTATTATGAGGGAAGCATCGAGGGAGATTAATGTGATGAAATTGGAACAGGCTAACTGAAGGTCTGGGTATGTAACATGGTGTTAACAAGCCTATGTGTAGTTCCTTGGTCTTTCTTAAAGAAACTGTTGCAGGGGTTGCTGTGTACACTCTTTATGTCTCTTTAAACTTGTTTGTAAGAACAAGAGTGGGTAACTTTGAACCATTCCTTAGCTTAACAATCTGGCAGTTGAGTTAATGTGCAGATGGCCATTCATTCATCCCACATATACTTGCCCTCCCCTTCACCTTTTGTTTTATTCCAATCATTTTGTATATGTGGTGTCTTAAGTGTTGGTACATCCACTTAGCTTGACTATTTGTCCATTTTGTTTCTGATTCTTAGCTAGCCCTTGAAAACACAGCTTTGCTGTATGTCAATAAAACAGTCTATTCTTTAGAGATAGATAATAAAAGAGAAGCAAAATGTGACTCCTTATGCATAAAGGCTTATTTTACCAAAAGATATAGAGAGCTCATAGCATAGTTCATAGAACAACTGGGCTTTGCACATTGTGGAGGAGAACTAaaatgtcatacacacacacacacacacacacacacacacacacacacacactcacaagactTTACATACTCATGATGTAGTTTTGTGTGCTAGAGAGAAACCCTGATAAACAGAAAGATGCATTTGATCAACAAAGGAGTGTTTTGCATACTAAAGAGACACAGCCTGTGTTTTCACAGTATTAAGTTTGGTATGTTTTTCAAAGATGAGTATTGAAGACTTACAGATGGTTTGCATGGTGATGCTGTAAGGAAATGACAGCCAGCCCTGACCCGATGGCACTGTGTTTTTGCCTGCTCAGAAATGAACTACTGCATCCCAGTCATTAGAATGCTCAACCTGAATGATtatatacatacctacatattatatatatatatacacatatatatatatatatatgtctccgGTGGTGGCTAAAGAAATTTAACATGCAGCCAGGCATCTAGTAAGAGTCCTTGACCTTTGCCTTGGGATGCCTGGGAGATCCTATTGGCCAAAGAGTAAGATAAGAATAGGCTAATAGGCTGTGAGGAATTCACAGCTGTCTTTGTTCCTGTAAAACCTGATTATCTGTGGAAAAGGGGATGAAATGGTCTTTTATTACTACATAACAGGAATGAAAAGAATTTTCTTGCCCAGCTGGATATTTGTCATTACAATGTGTCATTCTGATGTTTCCTTTAAAACTCCAGCTTACTCACCCCTAGCCCCCACTTTAGCATGGCATGCTGTATTGACCACAAAGCTGTTTGCTGTCTTTGTGCTAGCCTAAGAATAAATGCATTTCATCTAAATTGGATCTGAGTGTAAATCTCTGGTTTCTTCTGTGGATTAAATGCCACAACAATGCAACTAGTACTATGTTAAACAAAAACTATGTAGAAGCATTTCTAAGCTTTCTCCTTCCTTACACACTACACATCTTTACACACATTTTAGAACCCAAAAGGAAGGAGCAGGACCTTTTTCATGACAGGAGAAAAGTCAGTATCTAAACCAACTAGGAATCTCAGACTTAAAAATCATAGCAAGGGGGAGTGTTGGCATAGGTAGGAGAAAAGGCCAGTGTCATGAGACTGCCAACCACAGGGCTGTGCTGAGGTGCTCCTGGTATGGTGTATGCTCACCAGTGATGTCAGCTGTTAGTAAGTAGGTAAGCTGCTGGTCGtggaactgctgctgctgctgctgctgctgctgctgctgctgctggtggtggtcatggaactgctgttgctgctggtggtggtcatGGAACTGCTGCTTCTGCTGGTGGTGGTCATGGAACTGCTGCTTCTGCTGGTGGTGGTCATGgaactgctgcttctgctgctgctggtggtggtggtcatggaACTGCTGTTGCTGCTGGGGGTGGTCATGGAACTGCTGCTTCTGCTGGGGGTGGTCATGGaactgatgctgctgctgctggtggtcatggaactgctgctgctgctgctggtggtcatggaactgctgctgctgttggtggtggtggtggtcatggaACTGCTGCTTCTGCTGGTGGTGGTCAtggaactgctgctgctgctgctgctgctgctgctgctggtggtcatggaactgctgttgctgctggtggtggtcatGGAACTGCTgctcctggtggtggtggtggtggtcatggaactgctgttgctgctggtggtggtcatGAAACTGCTGCTTCTGCTGGTGGTGGTCAtggaactgctgctgctgctgctgctgctgctgctgctgctggtggtggtcatagaactgctgttgctgctggtggtggttatggaactgctgctgctgctgctgctgctgctgctgctgcaggtgCCCAGTGGGGATATCAACAGGCTgccaataaaagctttgctggtTTTTGGAGTACAGGTGTGCAGCTCTACTCCAGTCTTGCCTGTATGTGATGGCATGTGGGTTCCTGTCCCACTGCAGAAGGTTGTACAGTTTTGTTGAGGCAACTGCAGGCTGTAAAATGCCACTCCTCTGTGACACTTTAGCCCTCCGATGAGGCTGATATTTATAGTTTGggtatttctctctgtgtaggaTCTTCAATCTCTGTGCCTCCTGGAAAAAGGGCCTTTTTTCGGCTTCTGTAAGGCTTTTCCACCTGCATCCCAGCTGCTTGCTGATCTCTGTATTTTGCATGCTGGGATTCTGCTGGGCCAACTTGTGCCTCTCACCACGGGACCACACCATAAATGCATTCATGGGGCGCTTGACATGGCCCTCCATGCTCTCTAGACAATTGTCACCAGTCCCAAAACTTGTCTCTTCTTCAGAGTTTAAGATATCATGTGGCTGTAGGGCTGAACACTAAAAATCAAGATCTGAAATGCTGAACATAATGGAAGAATTATGATTGCAACCAAAAAGACAGAGATGTGATgcaaagagaaacagacagacagacaaagacagacagacagacagagacagacagagacagacagatacagaagtCAAAACTTAAAGTGTAAGAGCTAAAAGCCACTGACCAAAATGTGCTTGTAACAAAGATTTTAATATTTAACGTGTGTAAGAAAATATTTATCCCTCCTCCTTCAGGACCTCCCTAGTCCAGCCCAACTAATCTACTTTGAAGCCATCTCATGAACCTAGATACTGTCAAGCAAAACCCCTCAAGTTTGTGAATGTTAGAGACTGCACTTTCACACTCCTTAAAAATATATCGCTTTTTCTTTGATCATTCTGTCACAACAAGTATTAAGATACAAAGAACATACTGATGAGTTCTTTTGCCCTGTAACGTACCTAATGTTTAGGATGGACTAACGTGAGAAATTAACGAGCTTGCAAAAGTAGTGGAAAGGGTTAAAAATGATAAGCATGGAACCTATCATTAGTATCATAGTCTACTACGGCAGGCAGCATGGAAAAAACTAAGAAATAGTCTGTTCTGGCTCTATAGCCCAGTATAAATATCTACACCATAAAAGAACTTTTGCTTCCTTTCTTGGTCATATCAATGCATCATAAAAGTAATGTATACAAATTTCTTACATAATAGCAAAAATTCTTTCATGGTAAAAATCATCCAGGTTGAGCATTCTAATGACTGGGATGCAGTAGTTCATTTCTGAGCAGGCAAAAACACAGTGCCATCGGGTCAGGGCTGGCTGTCATTTCCTTACAGCATCACCATGCAAACCATCTGTAAGTCTTCAATACTCATCTTTGAAAAACATACCAAACTTAATACTGTGAAAACACAGGCTGTGTCTCTTTAGTATGCAAAACACTCCTTTGTTGATCAAATGCATCTTTCTGTTTATCAGGGTTTCTCTCTAGCACACAAAACTACATCATGAGTATGTAAagtcttgtgagtgtgtgtgtgtgtgtgtgtgtgtgtgtgtgtgtgtgtgtgtgtgtgtgtgtgtgtgtgtgtatgacatttTAGTTCTCCTCCACAATGTGCAAAGCCCAGTTGTTCTATGAACTATGCTATGAGCTCTCTATATCTTTTGGTAAAATAAGCCTTTATGCATAAGGAGTCACATTTTGCTTCTCTTTTATTATCTATCTCTAAAGAATAGACTGTTTTATTGACATACAGCAAAGCTGTGTTTTCAAGGGCTAGCTAAGAATCAGAAACAAAATGGACAAATAGTCAAGCTAAGTGGATGTACCAACACTTAAGACACCACATATACAAAATGATTGGAATAAAACAAAAGGTGAAGGGGAGGGCAAGTATATGTGGGATGAATGAATGGCCATCTGCACATTAACTCAACTGCCAGATTGTTAAGCTAAGGAATGGTTCAAAGTTACCCACTCTTGTTCTTACAAACAAGTTTAAAGAGACATAAAGAGTGTACACAGCAACCCCTGCAACAGTTTCTTTAAGAAAGACCAAGGAACTACACATAGGCTTGTTAACACCATGTTACATACCCAGACCTTCAGTTAGCCTGTTCCAATTTCATCACATTAATCTCCCTCGATGCTTCCCTCATAATAACTCTGTTACCCATGAACTTTTGAATTGATTATGTAGCCCTGTCAACTCTAAAACATAGGTTGGAAGAAAATAGCAGCCAAGGAGCCTCAACTGTGACATCTTATACACTAAATACTATACAACAACATGGTGTATTATCTGATGTATTGAACTCTTGGAAACAATTAAACTACTGTTCTACATGGTCTTAAGACCTTTGAGTTTTAGTTGATTTTCAAAATTATGTATTGTGAACAGTAACTTACATGTATTGTTTTCTGTAAATCAGTTAAAAGACTGTTCTCTAGAATTCAATGGAACAGTTAGCTGGCACTACTGGACTTCTAAGtggttagtttttcttttaaggGTATGTTTCAGCACCATTTCAATGCCAACAATCAATAAGACTTTATAAGCCTTTGGATAGATTTCTaacacaaatgaatacaaatatatcCATCCCAATGGGTGCTTATGTCTCTTTCTCTGGAGAGTTTCTGCTATTGTTTCTCCATGTCATTTGTGGATTTTATTCTCCTCTGTGTGAATTGTATGCAGAGAGCCATAGATACAGGACAAGGACCTCATTGATCCTTTGGCATTCCACAGGCTTCCTCTTTTTCACCTGTACCTACTTGCTACatatcttcctctgtctcctcctcctcctcctcctctttcttcctcctctttctttctcctcttcttcctcctcctcctcctcctcctctttcttcttcctcctcctctctctccttcatctttGTGCACAGAGTATCCTTGTGCAAGAGAGCTTTCGAGTTAATTCTGGCTTGAATTTTGCAAGCAGTGTTCTGCCTAAGATTTATATACCTTTAGCATTCTCCAGAATGTTCACTCGACTATCTGCTTAgaggtgagtgctgggattggtgGCTATTCTTGGAGAGCTCATGAGATGCTGTTCTTTTGTTAGATGCCATCCCCCTACACACATACCTCTGCTGATACTTCCTGCTATGCACTTTTCATGGGCCACACCAAGAAATCCAAACCAAGGCACTGACCACAGCACCAATATCTGGGAGAAACTTCTAGAACAATGGTGAAGACGGGGCTTACAGAACAGGACAGCTCAAGGAGTCCTGAAATACTTTGTCCTACCACCCAACTTTTAATGTTTTAGAGCAAACAAACATATTAAGGAGGAGAGTTGCAAGCAAATTGCATGAGATTTCACTGAAAATCTAAACTAGACAGGATAAAGGACAATGTAAATACGAAgtatccttgtttttttgtttgtttgtttgtttgtttttgttttgttttgtattcccACAAAGAGTATATTGAAACTCTGGATTTGTGACAAGGAGCATTATTTTTGCCTTTTGAACAAAAATATGTCCAGGGTTTCAAAACATTTAATGACACAAACTATAAAATTAAACTGGTATTAGTTGATTTTGGTTTAACTAAAGAACTTTCTTTTATCTCTGAAATATGAAGTTGTTGTTCCCTGGATGCTAACTCCCTACTGACCAGGGACTATGAGGTTGTTTGCTCTCTGATACTTGCAattgaaagcaaagcaaagacaattgccatcacacacacacacacacacacacacacacacacacacacacacacacacacaccattagcaAAAAGTATTCCCTGGGATACTGTTCTTCTGGAAAGCTTACATAGCACCTGGCTTCAATGCCTGCTTGTTACAAAGATAATAGAAAGCTCTAAATGAAGTCCAAGTGCTCTTACTTACTGAGCCAGAATCATAGCTTGTGATTATGTCATTCTCAGTTGTTCATCTTTAGGAATAATTCAAATGCCATTAATAAAGGATTTCTAAAACATTAGTGTTGGCAAACTTTGATTTCCAAATACAGTGAGGTTGGGAAAGAAAATCATGAGACTCATTAtgtggaaagggaaagaggaaatctGTTCAGGTGATGGCCAGTGAGCATTTAAAATTGGAACATAAAGTATTTATGGAGGTCAACAAAACAGAAGGAGTGTGTATTCCCGCGAGAAAGATCTGCATATAACCTCTGCTCAACCAAGTCAAGACATTTAAGGCCCTGACAGCTTCATTCCATTGTGACACAGGATGCATTTCTAGGAAAGCCTGGGTGCTTGCTCTATGCACAGCTTTGATATTAAGAGCAGGAGGGGGTCATGCCAGGTTGAGAGTTGGCAAGATAGAGAACAGCCAGGTGTCCTCAGGACAAAACCCATGAACCTCTTGTCTGAGAGCTGCTGTGGGGAAACAGGGCAAGGAGGAGGGGCCACCAGTCACCCAAATGAGGCTGGCACTTGTTCTGTGCTGAGAAGGCAATCAAGAGCATGATTGACATTTGTGACCATTTTGGGAAGAGGGAGGCTGATGGGCATAGAGGAAACACCCAGGGTCCCTaggtctatgtagcccaggaccTGGACAGTTCTATTAGCCTATGTGACCTTCAATTTTGCAGGGGGACTTTTGCACTTCCCATCCGTGGGAGATTCCAGACTTCTGCTTTCCCTGACATTCTGAGAAAAGATCAGTGTTAGCTGTCCAAGGTCAGGAGGTGTGGAATGCAGGTGTGAGAAGTATGTTGACctagagcctgcctctgtctaggACAAATCACTGGCCAGTCCTTTGCCCCATGTAGGAGGCCTTTCTTGCTAACTCCTCCAAATCCATGTAGGGTTAGTGGTGAGGGATTCTGGAATTGAGAACTGTACCATTCGTGAGAGATGCCAGGCCTGGGGTGCCTGCTGAGACTTTGGATGTAGGAGGTGGTGTGGTTAGGCAGGCCTGAAGCAACCTAAAGCAACAGTGGGCACACATCTGAATCAGGAAGCAAAGCTGAACAAGCAACATGTACTGCTAGCAGCTATCATATTCCAAACGACATCTGAATCTCTGTAAACTGAATCCAGTGATTTACATATCAAtaaacactctgtgtgtgtgtgtgtgtgtgtgtgtgtgtgtgtgcaaagtaAAGTGTGTGTACAAAGCAAAGACAATCGCcaatcacacatcacacacaaaaagacacacacaaacacacacacacacacacacacatacacacacacacacacacacacacacacacacacacacacacacacacacacacatgaattcagATAGAGGGTGACAATCTGAAAGGCATAACAGGTAactgaaaggagaaataaaagcaaGAGTATTAAGTCTTGGTGTGGTAATAAGGTAAAGAAGTaccaagggggaaaaaaggacTATCCTATTTCAGGTAGGAAGAGCAGGCTTTGAGACACAGAAGAAACAGCAGGCATTAGGCCTCAGTGTGGAATTCATCTGCAATTTCCCTCCCAGCTCTGTTAAGCTTGGGTTCTGGGCCTACTTATAATCTTACAACTTGGAGCTGAGTGGCCAGGTTGAGAAGGCTTAAAATGaactggggttggggggggggtaggtggATAAAAGATAGGGAGGGGTTAGTGGTTAGTGGGTGAGGGAATGATTGTCTCAGGTGGGTGGATCAGGAAGTGGGCCCAGGCCCTTTGTCATTTCCTTTCAGAAACTTATCATAGGTTTTGAAGACCTTAAAATTGAAAGTTTAAAAATGTGGCCATTATCTGAGAATGTGGCTACATTCGAGTGGATAACTGTGTTTGGTGGACTAAGACAGAGTTTTAGAGTCCATCTTTAAGTCTGGCTTAAATTTGACATATCAGGCAGGACTGGTAGGGTGTTTTATCCCACTGCCTCCTAAGTTTTTGGCAAAGATGAAAATGAGCCCGATGTGGCACCCCAATACTCATAAGACGATGGTGGGACTTTGTCATGTCAGTCAAGAACTGGGAGGTGCCTAGAACCTCCAGGACATTGTGATCCAGAGAAGGAATGAGAAGCTCCCACAGCTTCTGGGATCTGGTCAGGGCACCTCTCAGTCAGACCAGGATGGACAGTTACCTTGTCCTGCACAATTTGGGTGTGTGATGATAGCAATCCAATGGAAAAAGCTCTCTTATCCTGAGGATCAGAGACTCTTGAAGAAGAGGTCCGAGGAAGAGTCTTAGGAAGATGGATGGGGAGGACTCAAAGGACAGCTGAGCAAACTGTGATGAAGCTGGGCTGACAGAGAGTACTAATGAAGTCCCAGGAGCTGAAATTGCCTTCATAAGAAAGCAGAGGCTACAAGAGGCCAGAGATCTAGGTCACTTAAGTAACCATTAGCCTATGTAATGTGCTCAGAGAGTGTGTGTGCTTCCATTTGAATGATTGCAGAGGAACATAAGAAAaatgaggcagagaggcagacagactcaAATTCATCAGGCTGACAGTGGTTTATTGGAACAGCAGTGAGAGGTGTCAATATTTTGGCAGCATGAAGCTTAAGTGTACTTAAATGTgatgagacaggctgactccatgacaggcttcaaatagGCAGTTCAGGGGATTATGCCTAAAAACCCAGGCCTTAAGCAACTAATCACAAAATGTTCCTCCACTTGGCCTAAAGTAAGGACAGtgggtcagcaacagtttccagccctCACACCCAGGTAATGTTCTGGAATGTCCCTGAGAGATAGAGTAGGATAAGGTCACCTAGCCAGGAATCCCCTGAGTGCACATTAAATCAGGCCTAACTCACTCTGGTGTCTCTCTATCTTAATGGGAGATCCCAGTATGCAGGACTTTGGGAGAATGAAACAACCTTTGCGTTTACATActgtttgagtctggggtatcattcttcagtgaatcatggacccttacttTTGGGTGCTCATTCTGTGATTCACtctagtacccccccccccaacccccgagaGTGGAGGCTTTGTCTGATTGGTAAGTCCAGGTGCCtggttttgtttcatcttttccATATCTATGTTTCTATTTCTCCGTTAATTCTGTTTCCGTTTTAATCAGAAggccaagaggatcaaggccGACTCATAGTTACCTGGCCAGGGGTAATGGAAGACTCTCCCAGATTCCCTACCAGAAGCAGGAGAACTTGCTAGTTCTCATCTGAATCCTGAACTGGCTGTGGGTCTATGGGCCTCCCATGAGCAGGGAGGAAGACCATGTGAGATagccttttggttttggttttggttttctgggaatgtccttttgtgtttgtgtgtattttgtttgtgctttttgtcctcttgtacaatttttttcttttttaattcctagGATGGAAAGGCATAAAGCACTGCACTGGACCTGATCCTGAACCATTTTAAGGACTTTGACAGAGTCATAGAAGACGTGGGTCTGCTTGGTTGTCCCTACAAACTAACCATCTTTTGCAGGAATGAGTGGCCCACCTATGATCTGAGGAGGGGACTTTCCATCTCCCCATCATTTTTTGGGTGAATACTTGGGGCCACCTGGACCAAGTGCCATACATCACCATGTGGCAATACCTGGTGGAGAGGCCCTCTGTTTGGATGAGAACTTTTTTCTTACAGGCCTCACCACCGCACACCCTTCTTCCTCTAAAGGAGGGTCAGCCTTGGCCCCTGCCCAACCAGCACAGGCAGAGGGAAGAACAGCCCCCTGACTCCTCTGACTTCACTTGGAATTCACCTCACATTCTGGCCCATACTCTCCAGAGGGCTGATTCTACTAAGGCCTTATCCCTCTGTTCTACGGGATCCCCAGTTCATGACATATGTGCCATTTGTCAGGAAGTTGCAGAACCTCCACCCACATGTTTAGATAAACCATCACCTCTCACAGGTCTTctagattctaccatgttgacttgagatgccattatttttttaaagttcagactccattttagagaacctgacctaagtttgaactcaggtaaactaacaggctgatacctagcattagtttccaagttgcctcccaacaaaacctgagccaagctccagtctctaggctaatccccaccaagaccagagtttccaggttacaccctcaagAAAACCAGCATCTCTAGGTTATTTCCCCAAAAAACCTGCagtccaggttacaagcccagcCCTTGACCAaagaccaccaatgcagaggagaGCAGAAGTTAAGCTTATGATATAACTCCCAGGACCAGGCAATTATGTTACAGACCACAGTAGATTTCCAGTTAGATGCTTGCACGCATTTTCCCAGCTTGCTGCTCCCCTACCACCAAAacatgcatgctgccatgttcctgccttgatgataatagactgaaccagtGTGCCAGCCCCTatttaatgttgtcctttataagacctgCCTGGGTcgtagtgtctgttcacagcagtcaaaccctaactaagacaggtgtgAACCATAAAATTAGcttttattaaaatgaagaaCTGAAAGGCAGAGAAGAGGGCATGGTCAGTTGAACTAGCATGCAGGTCCCATACCA
This window encodes:
- the Sry gene encoding sex-determining region Y protein; translated protein: MEGHVKRPMNAFMVWSRGERHKLAQQNPSMQNTEISKQLGCRWKSLTEAEKRPFFQEAQRLKILHREKYPNYKYQPHRRAKVSQRSGILQPAVASTKLYNLLQWDRNPHAITYRQDWSRAAHLYSKNQQSFYWQPVDIPTGHLQQQQQQQQQQQFHNHHQQQQQFYDHHQQQQQQQQQQQQFHDHHQQKQQFHDHHQQQQQFHDHHHHHQEQQFHDHHQQQQQFHDHQQQQQQQQQQQFHDHHQQKQQFHDHHHHQQQQQFHDHQQQQQQFHDHQQQQHQFHDHPQQKQQFHDHPQQQQQFHDHHHQQQQKQQFHDHHQQKQQFHDHHQQKQQFHDHHQQQQQFHDHHQQQQQQQQQQQQQFHDQQLTYLLTADITGEHTPYQEHLSTALWLAVS